A region from the Melioribacter roseus P3M-2 genome encodes:
- the msrB gene encoding peptide-methionine (R)-S-oxide reductase MsrB — protein MLKLFGIFGLVSLLFTLITTNSDEIKMNKNTETAIFAGGCFWCIEAAFENYEGVIEAVSGYTGGNVDNPTYEEVSTGRTGHYEAVKIVFDPDKVSYSELLNHFWLQIDPTDDYGAFVDKGSQYRSAIFYTNTDQKYIAHFSKEKFEASGIYDDPIVTKILPAKKFYPAEDYHQDYFIKSSMNYKRYKNHSGRNEFLERIWATRLNNDQKYIEKMNKSNLSPLQYKVTQQCSTEPPFQNEYWNNKEKGIYVDVVSGEPLFISADKYDSGTGWPSFTKPLEPHNILEFVDNSFGMTRIELKSRIAKSHLGHVFPDGPKPTGLRYCINSASLRFIPYEKLKEEGYENYIEYLK, from the coding sequence ATGTTGAAGTTGTTTGGAATTTTCGGACTGGTATCGTTGTTATTTACTCTAATAACAACAAACAGCGACGAAATTAAAATGAACAAAAATACTGAAACGGCTATTTTTGCCGGAGGATGTTTCTGGTGTATTGAAGCCGCTTTCGAAAATTATGAAGGCGTTATCGAAGCGGTCTCCGGCTATACCGGCGGAAATGTTGACAATCCTACCTACGAGGAAGTTTCAACCGGTCGTACCGGACATTACGAAGCAGTGAAAATTGTCTTTGACCCTGATAAAGTATCGTACAGCGAACTGTTGAATCATTTCTGGCTGCAAATTGACCCGACGGATGATTACGGCGCTTTTGTGGATAAAGGTTCGCAATACAGATCGGCAATTTTTTATACAAACACAGACCAAAAATACATAGCTCATTTTTCAAAAGAAAAATTTGAAGCCTCGGGAATTTACGACGACCCGATTGTAACCAAAATTTTACCGGCGAAGAAATTTTATCCGGCTGAAGATTATCATCAGGACTACTTTATTAAAAGTTCCATGAATTATAAAAGATATAAAAATCACTCCGGCAGGAATGAATTCCTCGAGCGTATCTGGGCTACGCGGTTAAATAACGATCAAAAATATATCGAGAAGATGAATAAATCGAATCTTTCTCCGCTGCAGTATAAAGTGACTCAACAATGCAGTACCGAGCCCCCTTTCCAGAATGAATATTGGAACAATAAAGAAAAAGGAATTTATGTCGACGTGGTTAGTGGAGAACCTCTTTTTATTTCGGCTGACAAGTATGACTCGGGAACCGGCTGGCCCAGCTTCACAAAACCTCTGGAGCCCCATAACATTCTCGAATTTGTGGATAATTCATTCGGCATGACCAGAATCGAATTGAAAAGCCGTATCGCAAAGAGTCATCTGGGGCATGTATTCCCCGACGGGCCAAAACCGACAGGATTGAGATACTGCATTAATTCGGCATCGCTGAGATTTATACCTTACGAAAAATTGAAAGAAGAAGGATACGAAAACTATATCGAGTATTTAAAATAA